Proteins encoded together in one Candidatus Binatia bacterium window:
- the gltD gene encoding dihydropyrimidine dehydrogenase subunit A: MGKVTGFLDYRRELPPRRPVPERLRDWKELEGKHPEDKLQVQAARCMDCGIPFCHKGCPLGNIIPDWNDLVYRNRWREAIVRLHSTNNFPEFTGRVCPAPCEEACVLNINDDPVTIKQIEKQIIEHAFREGWIVPQIPPRRTGKKIAVVGSGPAGLACAQQLARAGHLVTVFERADRIGGLLRYGIPDFKMEKWLIDRRLRQMEAEGVTFCPSTNVGFDVPTATLRKEFDAIVLAGGATKARDLPIPGRELEGIHLAMEYLPQQNKVVAGDRIPNQITARGKRVIILGGGDTGSDCLGTANRQGAVSVHQFELLPKPPFTRTDGVAPWPYWPMILRTSSSHEEGCIRDWSIQTKAFSGDASGHVRKLHAVRLEWYRDASGRMHMREVPGSEFELECDLVLLALGFLGPETRGPIEDLGLELTERGNVAVDKNYMTSVPGVFSCGDMRRGQSLVVWAIWEGRECARCVDEYLMGHTDLPTSPDW; encoded by the coding sequence ATGGGCAAGGTCACGGGATTTCTCGATTACCGCCGCGAACTGCCGCCGCGCCGCCCCGTGCCGGAGCGGCTCCGGGACTGGAAAGAGCTCGAGGGAAAGCACCCCGAGGACAAGCTGCAGGTCCAGGCGGCCCGCTGCATGGACTGCGGCATCCCCTTCTGCCACAAGGGCTGCCCCCTCGGGAACATCATCCCGGACTGGAACGACCTCGTCTACCGCAACCGCTGGCGCGAAGCCATCGTGCGGCTCCACTCGACGAACAACTTCCCGGAGTTCACGGGTCGCGTCTGTCCCGCGCCCTGCGAAGAGGCCTGCGTGCTCAACATCAACGACGACCCGGTCACGATCAAGCAGATCGAAAAGCAGATCATCGAACACGCTTTCCGCGAAGGCTGGATCGTGCCCCAGATTCCGCCCAGGCGCACCGGGAAGAAAATCGCCGTCGTGGGCTCGGGTCCGGCCGGTCTCGCCTGTGCGCAGCAGCTCGCGCGAGCGGGTCACCTCGTCACGGTCTTCGAACGGGCCGACCGTATCGGCGGGCTTCTCCGCTACGGCATTCCCGACTTCAAGATGGAAAAGTGGCTCATCGACCGCCGCCTCCGCCAGATGGAGGCCGAAGGCGTCACCTTCTGCCCGAGCACGAACGTGGGCTTCGACGTCCCGACGGCCACGCTACGGAAGGAGTTCGACGCGATCGTGCTCGCCGGGGGCGCGACCAAGGCGCGCGACCTGCCGATTCCCGGCCGGGAGCTCGAAGGCATCCACCTCGCCATGGAGTATTTGCCGCAACAGAACAAGGTCGTCGCCGGCGACCGGATTCCGAACCAGATCACGGCCAGGGGAAAGCGGGTGATCATCCTCGGCGGCGGCGACACGGGCTCGGACTGCCTCGGCACCGCGAACCGCCAGGGAGCCGTGTCCGTCCACCAGTTCGAGCTGCTTCCGAAACCGCCCTTCACGCGGACCGACGGCGTCGCGCCGTGGCCCTACTGGCCGATGATCCTGCGCACCTCGAGCTCCCACGAGGAGGGCTGCATCCGCGACTGGAGCATCCAGACCAAGGCGTTTTCCGGGGACGCGTCGGGTCACGTGAGAAAACTCCACGCGGTTCGTCTCGAGTGGTACAGGGACGCCAGCGGAAGGATGCACATGAGGGAAGTCCCCGGGTCGGAGTTCGAACTCGAGTGCGACCTCGTTCTTCTGGCTCTCGGCTTCCTCGGGCCCGAAACGCGGGGGCCGATCGAGGACCTGGGGCTCGAGCTGACCGAACGCGGCAACGTCGCCGTCGACAAGAACTACATGACGAGCGTTCCCGGCGTCTTTTCCTGCGGCGACATGCGGAGAGGTCAGTCCCTCGTCGTCTGGGCGATCTGGGAAGGCCGGGAGTGCGCCCGCTGCGTCGACGAATACCTGATGGGGCACACGGACCTTCCGACGAGCCCCGATTGGTGA
- a CDS encoding bifunctional alpha,alpha-trehalose-phosphate synthase (UDP-forming)/trehalose-phosphatase, whose protein sequence is METRTSQAKSSLVGPAPDRPLVIVSNRLPVTVLRGPRGLEGRRSSGGLVSALEPVLLRHGGRWIGWAGAELRSGEDVWSGDRYEMEAVRLSAAEVNSYYHGFSNRTLWPLFHCFVARTRFNRGEWEAYERVNARFAEAAARSAREIGLVWVHDYHLLLCPQFLRAAEVDVPIAFFLHIPFPPFDIFRLLPWDREVLRGMLGADLVGFHVRNYARNFLDCVEKLLGVRVDRDAMLVEYGERTVRVGAFPIGIDFERFEQIALRAPRPLSPRREKVILGVDRLDYTKGIPERLLAFERLLETHPEHQGKVVFLELAVPSRFEMSEYRQLKRRIDELVGRINGRFATATWSPVRYLYRSVSAERLAALYRDADVALVTPLRDGMNLVAKEFVACQVSHPGVLVLSYLAGSAETMHEAIQVNPYDIDATAEALHRALTMDEAERRSRMVALRRRERQYDLGAWLDDFLRAATAGPATLAPPSEQDFDRWLRPFLSRYPLVLFLDYDGTLTPLVDDPRRATLSAEAKRLLGACVRRRDTKVAIVSGRSLEDVKALVGDDRLYYAGNHGMEIEGPGLAPFRHPDLPLYQARLGELARKLETLARPGAWVERKGATLTFHYRGVPREEREALVARVREAIVQSGFQARGAHLAVEGRPPIGWDKGHAVLHIVRSLYGPAWSERVRVVYAGDDETDEDAFRILSGLGITFRVGRADTLSAATHRLPNVEAVHTLLRWVAKRPAVRPS, encoded by the coding sequence ATGGAAACGCGGACATCGCAAGCCAAATCGAGCCTGGTGGGTCCCGCTCCCGACCGTCCGCTGGTCATCGTGAGCAACCGGCTTCCGGTCACCGTGCTTCGGGGCCCGAGGGGGCTCGAAGGCCGGAGGTCTTCGGGAGGACTCGTTTCGGCTCTCGAACCGGTCCTGCTGCGGCACGGCGGACGCTGGATCGGGTGGGCCGGGGCCGAGCTACGTTCGGGCGAGGATGTCTGGAGTGGGGATCGCTACGAAATGGAGGCCGTGCGCCTTTCGGCGGCGGAGGTCAACTCCTACTACCACGGCTTTTCGAACCGGACGCTCTGGCCCCTGTTCCACTGTTTCGTGGCGCGGACGCGGTTCAATCGAGGAGAGTGGGAAGCCTACGAGCGGGTGAACGCTCGGTTCGCCGAGGCAGCGGCGAGAAGCGCTCGCGAGATCGGGCTCGTCTGGGTCCACGACTACCACCTCCTTTTGTGCCCGCAATTTTTGCGAGCCGCCGAGGTCGACGTGCCGATCGCGTTTTTTCTCCACATCCCGTTCCCCCCTTTCGACATTTTTCGCCTCCTCCCCTGGGACCGCGAAGTGCTCCGCGGCATGCTCGGTGCGGACCTGGTCGGTTTCCACGTCCGGAACTACGCCCGCAATTTTCTCGACTGCGTCGAAAAATTGCTCGGTGTCCGCGTGGACCGGGACGCCATGCTGGTCGAGTACGGCGAGAGGACCGTTCGCGTGGGCGCGTTTCCGATCGGCATCGACTTCGAGAGATTCGAGCAGATCGCGCTGCGCGCGCCCCGTCCCCTGTCGCCGCGTCGCGAAAAGGTGATTCTCGGGGTGGATCGGCTGGATTACACGAAGGGAATCCCGGAAAGGCTGCTGGCATTCGAGCGGCTTCTCGAAACCCACCCCGAACACCAGGGGAAAGTCGTCTTTTTGGAGCTCGCCGTGCCGAGCCGCTTCGAGATGAGCGAATACCGCCAGCTCAAGCGGCGCATCGACGAGCTCGTCGGTCGGATCAACGGACGCTTCGCCACGGCGACGTGGTCCCCGGTGCGTTACCTCTACCGCTCGGTTTCGGCCGAGCGACTGGCCGCCCTGTATCGTGATGCGGACGTCGCACTCGTGACCCCGCTGCGGGACGGCATGAACCTCGTGGCCAAGGAGTTCGTGGCCTGCCAGGTCTCGCACCCCGGGGTGCTCGTCCTTTCTTACCTCGCGGGTTCGGCGGAAACCATGCACGAGGCCATCCAGGTGAACCCTTACGACATCGATGCCACGGCGGAGGCGCTCCACCGGGCTCTCACGATGGACGAGGCCGAACGCCGCTCGAGGATGGTCGCGCTTCGCCGTCGCGAGCGACAGTACGACCTCGGAGCCTGGCTCGACGACTTCCTTCGCGCGGCGACGGCGGGGCCGGCCACTCTGGCTCCGCCGAGCGAGCAGGACTTCGACCGCTGGCTCCGGCCTTTTCTTTCCCGGTACCCGCTCGTGCTCTTCCTCGACTACGACGGGACGTTGACGCCTCTGGTGGACGACCCGAGGCGGGCGACACTGTCCGCCGAAGCCAAGCGTTTGCTGGGCGCGTGCGTCCGCCGGCGCGACACGAAAGTGGCGATCGTGAGCGGCCGGAGCCTCGAGGACGTGAAGGCGCTCGTGGGAGACGACCGTCTCTACTACGCCGGGAACCACGGGATGGAGATCGAGGGACCGGGGCTCGCTCCTTTCCGGCACCCGGACCTGCCGCTCTACCAGGCGCGGCTCGGGGAGCTCGCGAGAAAACTGGAAACGCTGGCTCGCCCCGGGGCCTGGGTGGAGCGCAAGGGGGCCACGCTCACGTTTCACTACCGTGGGGTTCCGAGGGAGGAACGAGAAGCACTCGTGGCGCGGGTCCGCGAGGCCATCGTGCAGTCGGGCTTCCAGGCACGCGGCGCTCACCTCGCCGTGGAAGGCCGGCCACCGATCGGCTGGGACAAAGGACACGCCGTCTTGCACATCGTCCGGAGCCTCTACGGCCCTGCATGGTCGGAACGCGTTCGCGTCGTCTACGCCGGAGACGACGAAACGGACGAGGACGCGTTCCGCATTCTTTCGGGTCTCGGCATCACGTTCCGGGTCGGAAGAGCGGACACGCTGAGCGCGGCGACGCACAGGCTACCGAACGTGGAAGCGGTCCACACGCTGCTCCGCTGGGTGGCGAAGAGGCCCGCCGTGCGCCCGAGCTGA
- the groS gene encoding 10 kDa chaperonin codes for MKIRPLHDRVLVRRVDEEEKTKGGIIIPDTAKEKPQEGRVVAVGKGRITDKGELVPLEVKPGDRVLFGKYAGSEVEIDGEDLLILREEDILGVVE; via the coding sequence ATGAAGATCCGCCCGCTCCACGACCGGGTGCTCGTGCGCCGCGTCGACGAAGAGGAAAAAACCAAAGGGGGTATCATCATCCCCGACACCGCGAAGGAAAAACCGCAGGAAGGGCGGGTGGTGGCCGTGGGGAAGGGCCGGATCACCGACAAGGGAGAGCTCGTGCCGCTCGAGGTGAAACCGGGGGACAGGGTCCTTTTCGGGAAATACGCGGGCAGCGAGGTCGAGATCGACGGAGAAGATCTCCTGATCCTTCGCGAAGAGGACATCCTCGGAGTCGTGGAATAA
- the groL gene encoding 60 kDa chaperonin, protein MATKVVKFAQEAREKILRGVVLLGDAVTVTLGPKGRNVVLEKNFGPPTVTKDGVTVAREIELEDRFENMGAQMVKEVASKTSDVAGDGTTTATVLARAIFTEGLKMVAAGHDPMAIKRGIDRAASAMAEELGRLSKPTRDRKEIAQVGALSANNDPEIGEILAEAMSRVGKEGVITVEEARSLETTLDVVEGMQFDRGYLSPYFVTDPDKMEAVLEDAFVLVHEKKISSMQDLLPVLEALAKTGRPFLLVAEDVEGEALATLVVNKIRGTLRCVAVKAPAFGERRKAILEDIAILTGGRLVAEELGVRLENVTLRDLGRAKRIVVDKDTTTIVDGAGKKSDIEARIRQLRTQIEETTSDYEREKLQERLAKLVGGVAVVRVGAATEIEMKEKKARVEDALHATRAAVEEGIVPGGGVALIRAARVLDGLETSEEEAVGVRIVERAVEEPCRWIARNAGWEGSIVLERVKSGKGAFGFDAAKEEFGDLVKAGVVDPTKVVRTALIHAASVAGLLLTTEALVAEKPEEKAAPTPGMPPGGLL, encoded by the coding sequence ATGGCAACCAAAGTCGTCAAATTCGCCCAGGAAGCTCGTGAAAAGATCCTCCGAGGGGTCGTGCTCCTCGGGGACGCCGTCACGGTCACGCTCGGACCCAAGGGACGCAACGTCGTCCTCGAGAAGAACTTCGGCCCCCCGACGGTGACCAAGGACGGCGTGACCGTCGCCAGGGAAATCGAGCTCGAAGACCGGTTCGAAAACATGGGAGCCCAGATGGTCAAGGAGGTGGCCAGCAAGACCTCGGACGTCGCGGGCGACGGCACGACCACCGCCACGGTCCTGGCCAGGGCCATTTTTACCGAAGGCCTCAAGATGGTCGCCGCCGGCCACGACCCGATGGCGATCAAGCGCGGGATCGACCGCGCCGCCTCGGCGATGGCCGAAGAGCTCGGACGGCTCTCGAAGCCGACGAGGGACCGGAAAGAAATCGCGCAGGTCGGTGCTCTGTCCGCCAACAACGATCCCGAGATCGGCGAGATCCTCGCCGAGGCGATGAGCCGGGTGGGCAAGGAGGGAGTCATCACGGTCGAAGAGGCCAGGAGTCTCGAGACGACGCTCGACGTGGTCGAGGGGATGCAGTTCGACCGGGGGTACCTCTCGCCGTACTTCGTGACGGACCCGGACAAGATGGAGGCGGTTCTGGAGGACGCCTTCGTGCTCGTCCACGAAAAGAAGATCTCCTCGATGCAGGACCTGCTTCCGGTGCTCGAGGCGCTCGCCAAGACCGGCCGCCCCTTCCTCCTCGTCGCGGAGGACGTCGAGGGAGAAGCCCTGGCGACGCTCGTCGTGAACAAGATCCGGGGGACGCTGCGGTGCGTGGCGGTCAAGGCCCCCGCCTTCGGCGAGCGCCGAAAAGCCATCCTCGAGGACATCGCGATTCTCACGGGGGGCCGCCTCGTCGCCGAGGAGCTCGGAGTCCGGCTCGAAAACGTCACCCTCCGGGACCTCGGTCGCGCCAAGCGGATCGTCGTGGACAAAGACACGACGACGATCGTCGACGGTGCCGGGAAGAAATCCGACATCGAAGCCAGAATCCGTCAGCTCCGCACGCAGATCGAGGAAACCACCTCGGACTACGAGAGGGAAAAGCTCCAGGAAAGGCTCGCGAAACTCGTCGGAGGCGTGGCCGTGGTGCGCGTGGGTGCCGCGACGGAAATCGAGATGAAAGAGAAAAAGGCGCGCGTCGAGGACGCGCTCCACGCCACCCGTGCCGCCGTCGAGGAAGGCATCGTGCCCGGTGGGGGCGTGGCCCTGATCCGGGCCGCCCGGGTGCTCGACGGGCTCGAAACTTCGGAGGAGGAGGCCGTGGGCGTTCGGATCGTGGAAAGGGCCGTGGAAGAACCCTGCCGGTGGATCGCTCGCAACGCGGGCTGGGAAGGATCGATCGTCCTCGAACGCGTCAAGAGCGGCAAGGGTGCGTTCGGCTTCGACGCCGCGAAAGAAGAGTTCGGGGACCTCGTGAAGGCCGGGGTCGTCGACCCGACGAAGGTGGTCCGCACGGCGCTGATTCACGCCGCCTCCGTGGCGGGACTTCTCCTGACCACGGAAGCGCTCGTGGCCGAAAAACCGGAGGAAAAGGCCGCCCCGACGCCCGGGATGCCACCCGGAGGGCTCCTCTAG
- a CDS encoding ring-cleaving dioxygenase gives MFRVAALDHFVLRVRDLERSLAFYRDLLGLEVLFLDEFRAGKRPFVSVRIGEQLLDLVPDPTYDPAEASRTGGFLHFCVRLEPCDFEKLVPWLASRGVRVLEEKPVPRVGASGTGLSIYVTDPDGYVVELKSQ, from the coding sequence ATGTTTCGAGTCGCAGCCCTCGACCATTTCGTCCTCCGGGTGCGCGACCTCGAACGCTCGCTCGCCTTCTACCGTGACCTCCTGGGCCTCGAGGTTCTTTTCCTCGACGAGTTTCGAGCGGGCAAGCGTCCTTTCGTTTCCGTGAGAATCGGGGAGCAGCTTCTCGACCTGGTCCCGGACCCGACCTACGACCCGGCGGAGGCGAGCCGCACCGGGGGGTTCCTCCACTTCTGCGTCCGGCTCGAACCCTGCGACTTCGAGAAGCTCGTCCCCTGGCTCGCTTCCCGAGGCGTGAGGGTGCTCGAAGAGAAGCCCGTGCCCCGTGTGGGCGCGAGCGGGACGGGGCTCTCGATCTACGTGACCGACCCCGACGGCTACGTGGTCGAGCTCAAAAGCCAATGA
- the dinG gene encoding ATP-dependent DNA helicase DinG: protein MKSGPQPATQRLGEGARTALLEALAEAGRKGILALGIPDRRGRVEELRFLAAGTVPPERFFRWVRSGEVFLRVRPGSDLRPEPAEEDVARRLSEVGSGFWLLDEAVSRLLVLAEARLPAAATLPAEEILATLDRLRSVLPSYEERPEQSRMAEAVARALSDEEVLVVEAGTGTGKSLAYLVPLLLWSRKTGERVAVATRTIPLQEQLEKRELPLLVRGAALDLRTALVKGRNHYVCRRKVAELEAEPGLFPGEDEAELHVVLDWARSTSDGSLSDLGFVPSPDVWQQVVSENDNCLRTRCPFYSNCFFYEARRAALGADLLVTNQHLLLADAVLREQLGPGAQNAVLPPFRRLVVDEAHRLEEVATSLFGGSAGLSSVERLLARLRSPKKTDRGFLPALSRALRSAGESGRAERIVGELSVRQTELLDEARAFFRHLAALLPPAGDGEETVTARPERLGSGQELEELASRARELATGLLGLGQRLEAVARRLAEPEYERHRTLLFLRPEASSLSSRFVALADFLGAFFEPSPEKCRWVERRQASGAVTLQEAPVRVAPLLRRLLFERYPTVVLASATLATAGDFSPYFREIGLDGLSVPERVVSLLLPSPFDYASQSLLAVPADMPEPTDPDFPTQLHEAIFEIALLAGGGVLLLFTSHASLEAAWQALDERLRSSGLEPLRQGTATRTRLLERFRRGGSCVLFGTDTFWEGVDVPGDALRCVVLSRLPFPVPTEPVLEARSEALRAEGRDPFSELALPLAVRKLKQGFGRLVRTRTDRGAVVVLDSRLARRRYGEVFLASLPPARKVVGSRNEVFLALSEFFSRP, encoded by the coding sequence GTGAAGAGCGGCCCGCAACCGGCGACGCAGAGGCTCGGGGAAGGTGCACGGACCGCGCTGCTCGAAGCCCTCGCGGAGGCCGGCCGCAAAGGCATCCTGGCCCTGGGGATCCCGGACCGCCGGGGCAGAGTCGAGGAACTCCGCTTTCTCGCGGCGGGCACGGTTCCCCCGGAACGCTTTTTCCGCTGGGTCCGGAGCGGAGAAGTGTTCCTGCGAGTCCGGCCCGGCAGCGACCTCCGTCCCGAGCCGGCCGAGGAGGACGTCGCCCGGCGCCTTTCGGAGGTCGGCTCGGGCTTCTGGCTGCTCGACGAGGCCGTTTCCCGGCTCCTCGTCCTCGCCGAAGCGCGGCTCCCCGCCGCCGCGACCCTCCCGGCGGAGGAAATTCTCGCGACGCTCGACCGGCTCCGCTCGGTTCTTCCCTCCTACGAGGAGCGACCCGAGCAAAGCCGGATGGCGGAAGCCGTGGCGCGTGCCCTCTCCGACGAGGAAGTGCTCGTGGTCGAAGCCGGGACGGGAACGGGCAAGTCCCTCGCGTACCTCGTTCCGCTTCTGCTGTGGAGTCGGAAGACCGGCGAGCGGGTCGCCGTGGCCACGAGGACGATCCCCCTGCAGGAGCAACTGGAAAAAAGGGAACTTCCGCTCCTCGTCCGCGGCGCAGCTCTCGACCTCCGCACGGCTCTGGTCAAGGGACGCAATCATTACGTCTGCCGACGCAAGGTCGCCGAGCTCGAGGCCGAGCCCGGGCTTTTTCCCGGCGAGGACGAAGCCGAGCTCCACGTCGTCCTCGACTGGGCACGGTCCACGAGCGACGGTAGCCTCTCCGACCTGGGATTCGTGCCGTCGCCGGACGTCTGGCAACAGGTGGTGTCCGAGAACGACAACTGTCTCCGGACCCGCTGCCCGTTCTACTCGAACTGTTTTTTCTACGAGGCGCGCCGGGCGGCTCTCGGGGCGGACCTCCTCGTGACCAACCAGCACCTCCTCCTCGCCGATGCCGTGCTGCGGGAGCAACTCGGCCCGGGTGCGCAGAACGCCGTGCTGCCCCCCTTCCGCCGCCTGGTCGTCGACGAGGCTCACCGCCTCGAGGAAGTCGCGACGTCGCTCTTCGGAGGCTCGGCCGGCCTCTCGTCCGTGGAACGCCTCCTCGCGAGACTCCGCTCGCCGAAAAAGACCGACAGGGGTTTTCTTCCGGCACTCTCGCGGGCCTTGCGATCGGCCGGAGAGAGCGGTCGTGCGGAGAGAATCGTAGGCGAACTCTCCGTTCGACAGACGGAGCTTCTCGACGAAGCTCGGGCTTTTTTCCGGCACCTCGCCGCGCTCCTTCCTCCCGCCGGCGACGGCGAGGAAACCGTGACGGCGCGCCCCGAACGTCTCGGGAGCGGCCAGGAGCTCGAGGAGCTGGCCTCGCGCGCGCGGGAGCTCGCCACGGGCCTTCTCGGGCTCGGGCAGAGGCTCGAAGCCGTGGCACGCCGACTTGCCGAGCCCGAGTACGAGCGGCACCGGACGCTCCTCTTCCTCCGTCCCGAAGCGTCTTCGCTCTCGAGCCGCTTCGTTGCCCTCGCGGACTTTCTCGGCGCGTTTTTCGAGCCCTCGCCGGAGAAGTGTCGCTGGGTCGAGCGAAGGCAGGCGAGCGGAGCCGTGACGCTTCAGGAAGCGCCGGTCCGCGTGGCACCCCTGCTGCGCCGCCTTCTTTTCGAGCGCTACCCGACCGTCGTTCTCGCTTCGGCGACACTCGCCACCGCGGGGGATTTCTCGCCCTACTTCCGCGAGATCGGCCTCGACGGGCTCTCGGTGCCCGAGCGGGTCGTTTCCCTCCTTCTTCCCTCTCCTTTCGATTACGCCTCGCAGTCCCTCCTCGCCGTGCCCGCCGACATGCCGGAACCCACGGACCCCGATTTCCCGACGCAGCTCCACGAGGCGATCTTCGAGATCGCCCTTCTTGCGGGTGGCGGGGTCCTGCTTCTCTTCACCTCCCACGCCTCGCTCGAAGCCGCCTGGCAAGCCCTCGACGAGAGACTTCGAAGCTCGGGCCTCGAGCCCCTGCGGCAAGGCACCGCCACCAGAACGCGCCTTCTCGAGCGGTTTCGCCGGGGAGGGAGCTGCGTGCTCTTCGGGACCGACACGTTCTGGGAAGGGGTGGACGTTCCGGGCGACGCCCTGCGTTGCGTCGTCCTCTCTCGACTCCCTTTTCCGGTGCCGACCGAGCCCGTTCTCGAAGCCAGGTCCGAAGCTCTCCGAGCCGAGGGGCGCGACCCGTTCTCCGAGCTCGCCCTTCCCCTGGCCGTGCGCAAGCTCAAGCAGGGATTCGGGCGGCTCGTACGTACCCGAACGGACCGTGGAGCGGTCGTGGTGCTCGACAGTCGGCTCGCCCGGCGGCGCTACGGGGAAGTGTTCCTCGCCTCGCTTCCCCCTGCCCGGAAGGTCGTCGGTTCGCGGAACGAGGTCTTCCTCGCGCTCTCCGAGTTCTTTTCCCGACCTTGA
- a CDS encoding putative short-chain dehydrogenase/reductase — MARLLEDKVAIVTGAGRGIGREEALLMARLGAKVVVNDLGAHFDGSGNPNPTPAQEVVSEIKKMGGEAVANGESVADFQGAKRIVECALDHFGKLNIVVNNAGILRDRMIFNMSEEDFDAVIAVHLKGTFNMCRHACEYWRNEHKKGNVLNGRIINTTSDAGLLGNVGQSNYGAAKAAVALMAIVVDREMQKYGVTANAIAPLARTRLTVDATPSTAPIMGKQPKEGEFDFFDPANVAPLVAWLASDDAKDVHGEVFRVGGGTVWLLQGWHTVGKVQQKGRWDPEKLGAALKAELAKGITAKEDMGKILAESGAF, encoded by the coding sequence ATGGCACGACTGCTCGAGGACAAGGTAGCGATCGTCACGGGAGCGGGTCGAGGCATCGGGCGGGAAGAAGCCCTGCTGATGGCACGGCTCGGGGCCAAGGTCGTCGTGAACGACCTCGGCGCACATTTCGACGGCTCCGGCAATCCGAATCCCACACCGGCCCAGGAGGTCGTGAGCGAGATCAAGAAGATGGGCGGCGAGGCCGTCGCCAACGGGGAAAGCGTGGCGGATTTCCAGGGTGCCAAGCGCATCGTCGAGTGCGCCCTCGATCACTTCGGCAAGCTCAACATCGTCGTCAACAACGCGGGGATCCTCCGCGACCGGATGATTTTCAACATGAGCGAAGAAGATTTCGACGCGGTGATCGCCGTGCACCTGAAGGGGACCTTCAACATGTGCCGCCACGCCTGCGAGTACTGGCGCAACGAACACAAGAAAGGAAACGTCCTGAACGGCCGGATCATCAACACCACGTCGGACGCGGGGCTTCTCGGCAACGTCGGGCAGTCGAACTACGGCGCGGCGAAGGCCGCGGTGGCTCTCATGGCCATCGTCGTGGACCGCGAAATGCAGAAGTACGGGGTGACCGCCAACGCGATCGCCCCCCTTGCCCGCACGCGCCTCACGGTCGATGCGACTCCGTCGACGGCCCCCATCATGGGCAAGCAGCCCAAGGAAGGGGAATTCGACTTTTTCGACCCCGCCAACGTGGCACCGCTCGTCGCCTGGCTCGCCAGCGACGACGCCAAGGACGTCCACGGCGAGGTCTTCCGCGTGGGGGGCGGAACGGTCTGGCTCCTGCAAGGATGGCACACGGTCGGTAAGGTGCAGCAGAAGGGCAGGTGGGATCCCGAAAAACTCGGAGCGGCGCTCAAAGCCGAGCTGGCCAAGGGAATCACGGCCAAAGAAGACATGGGCAAGATCCTGGCCGAGAGCGGGGCATTCTAG
- a CDS encoding phosphohydrolase: MVVRDPVHGDVEVSEPERRILDTPEVQRLRGIKQLGTAYLVYPGCTHTRFEHSLGTCHLAHRIVTELRRKGARISAELETALGIAALLHDVTHVPFGHTLEDERRLFPRHDRGTRLGQVLSGGVGEELRRSGFEEPVASILGVGDGEVPAWLRDVVSSTVDADLLDYLRRDAYFSGLAQSYDDRVFRYFCLERGRLALDMSKHGMERPDARSECIQLLRTRYFLSERVYYHHTKVAAGAMVSKAVEIAQGYGRLDERELLGATDASLLSALAEIPDPRRPDPDLRRLSRALLERRLYKRAYVLSGANVPPEAREELVRRFHEDRAERQRTEKELAREVGCREAEVIVYCPARTVMKEAAALVRTPSGVFPLNERKRGLEEIRALEARYEELWRFYVFVPEEHVDRASSVAQEHFGFPNEFSRSGR, from the coding sequence ATGGTCGTCAGGGATCCGGTTCACGGAGACGTGGAAGTCTCGGAACCGGAGCGGAGAATCCTCGACACGCCGGAGGTGCAGCGGCTGCGTGGAATCAAACAGCTCGGCACGGCGTACCTCGTCTACCCCGGTTGCACGCACACCCGCTTCGAGCATTCGCTCGGGACGTGCCACCTTGCCCACCGCATCGTCACCGAGCTGCGACGCAAGGGGGCGCGCATCTCGGCGGAGCTCGAGACGGCGCTCGGGATCGCCGCCCTCTTGCACGACGTGACGCACGTGCCCTTCGGCCACACGCTCGAGGACGAGCGGAGGCTTTTCCCCCGGCACGACAGAGGCACGCGCCTCGGGCAGGTGCTTTCGGGCGGAGTCGGGGAAGAGCTGCGGCGGTCGGGTTTCGAGGAGCCCGTCGCCTCCATTCTCGGGGTCGGAGACGGCGAGGTGCCCGCGTGGCTCCGCGACGTCGTCTCGAGCACGGTCGACGCCGATCTCCTCGACTACCTGAGACGCGATGCCTATTTTTCGGGCCTCGCCCAGTCCTACGACGACCGGGTCTTCCGCTATTTCTGCCTCGAGCGTGGACGCCTCGCGCTCGACATGTCCAAGCACGGGATGGAAAGGCCGGACGCTCGCTCGGAATGCATCCAGCTCCTCCGGACCCGGTACTTTCTGAGCGAGCGGGTCTACTACCACCACACGAAGGTGGCGGCGGGAGCCATGGTCTCGAAAGCCGTGGAAATCGCGCAAGGGTACGGGAGGCTCGACGAGCGGGAGCTCCTCGGGGCTACCGACGCTTCGCTCCTCTCGGCTCTCGCCGAAATTCCCGACCCGCGCCGTCCCGACCCGGACCTTCGAAGGCTTTCGCGAGCGCTCCTCGAACGCAGGCTCTACAAGAGGGCTTACGTGCTTTCCGGCGCGAACGTGCCGCCGGAGGCACGCGAGGAGCTGGTCCGCCGGTTCCACGAAGACCGTGCCGAACGGCAGCGCACCGAAAAGGAACTCGCGCGGGAGGTCGGCTGCCGGGAAGCGGAAGTCATCGTGTACTGCCCGGCCCGAACGGTCATGAAGGAGGCGGCGGCACTCGTGCGAACCCCCTCGGGGGTCTTCCCCCTGAACGAGCGCAAGCGAGGTCTCGAGGAAATCCGGGCCCTCGAAGCGAGGTACGAAGAACTCTGGCGGTTCTACGTTTTCGTTCCCGAGGAACACGTCGACCGTGCGTCTTCGGTCGCGCAAGAGCACTTCGGCTTTCCGAACGAATTCTCGCGCTCCGGCCGCTGA